A window from Actimicrobium sp. CCC2.4 encodes these proteins:
- a CDS encoding MxaS protein produces MSAGAHDPAPPAIDEITFHYRVDGRAGGRRPGAHAGRTGGTGNVFLDHARLFDHPDPRRLDLRASLRAGAGEWLVRTYRQRAAITLLAVVDVSASMACGAPRKRDVAADFVTAMGDSAFSAGDTAGLLAFDGETRDDLFQPPRHSRVIGQAMGAQLRAAQPGSTAGYGALATLQPLAGREAMVFLVSDFHWPLEQVAAALDLLGRAWVVPLVLWGEQEMQPPPGQNFVRLRDAESGRLRSLWLTPRLRRQWQEHLAERRRQLDAVFAARQIRPLYLSGQYDPARLSQYFLDGQR; encoded by the coding sequence ATGAGCGCCGGCGCGCACGATCCGGCCCCGCCTGCAATCGACGAGATCACCTTCCATTACCGCGTCGATGGTCGCGCCGGCGGCCGTCGTCCGGGCGCGCACGCCGGTCGCACCGGCGGCACCGGTAATGTCTTCCTTGACCATGCGCGGCTGTTCGACCATCCCGATCCGCGCCGGCTGGATTTGCGGGCCTCGCTGCGCGCCGGTGCCGGCGAATGGCTGGTGCGCACCTACCGGCAACGCGCTGCCATCACGCTGCTGGCGGTGGTCGACGTGTCGGCATCGATGGCTTGCGGAGCGCCGCGCAAGCGCGATGTCGCGGCTGATTTTGTCACGGCGATGGGCGACAGTGCATTCAGTGCCGGCGACACCGCAGGCCTGCTGGCCTTCGATGGCGAAACCCGTGACGACCTGTTCCAGCCGCCTCGACATAGCCGTGTAATCGGCCAAGCCATGGGCGCGCAACTGCGTGCCGCCCAGCCTGGCAGCACAGCGGGTTACGGCGCACTGGCAACGCTGCAGCCACTGGCCGGGCGCGAGGCAATGGTGTTTCTGGTCTCTGATTTTCATTGGCCGTTGGAACAGGTTGCCGCAGCGCTGGACCTGCTGGGGCGGGCATGGGTGGTGCCGCTGGTGCTGTGGGGTGAGCAGGAAATGCAGCCACCGCCAGGGCAAAATTTTGTCCGATTGCGCGACGCCGAAAGTGGCCGCTTGCGCTCGCTCTGGCTAACGCCACGGCTGCGTCGCCAGTGGCAGGAACACCTGGCCGAACGCCGTCGCCAGCTTGACGCGGTGTTTGCCGCGCGCCAGATCCGCCCGCTGTACCTGAGCGGTCAATACGATCCGGCGCGGCTGTCGCAGTACTTCCTGGATGGCCAGCGATGA
- a CDS encoding calcium incorporation protein MxaA, with amino-acid sequence MSRLLLILLLSASCHASATVPLVRAELSRNYGLVIGDLLQQRIALGTPATPLVLSGLPPGGRIGNSLWRRSAMVDIDAAGQHWLQLDYQIINTPQTLTVWSLPALTLTAGTDRLAVAGMPFSIAPFTPLQALNAVALPALQPDQAPAPVALAPITLRIQLAASALLATLLVWGSMAGWRYLRRGRHLPFARAMRDLQALHTHADTSDPLAAQRRLHHALNDAAGEVVRPATLARLLASSPYLLSEKKALADFLDQSQAVFFGSRPVPDATTVTALARRLRRLEQRHAA; translated from the coding sequence ATGAGCCGGCTGCTGTTGATATTGCTGTTGTCGGCGAGCTGCCACGCTAGCGCGACGGTGCCACTCGTGCGTGCCGAACTGTCGCGCAATTACGGCCTGGTCATCGGTGACCTGCTACAGCAGCGCATTGCGCTCGGCACGCCGGCGACGCCGCTGGTGCTGAGCGGATTGCCACCCGGCGGACGCATCGGTAACTCGCTGTGGCGACGCAGCGCGATGGTCGACATCGACGCCGCCGGTCAGCACTGGCTGCAACTGGATTACCAGATCATCAATACGCCGCAAACGCTCACTGTTTGGAGCCTGCCCGCCCTGACGCTGACCGCTGGCACCGACAGGCTGGCCGTGGCAGGCATGCCGTTTTCGATTGCGCCGTTCACGCCATTGCAAGCGTTGAATGCCGTGGCGCTGCCGGCGCTACAACCGGACCAGGCACCGGCACCGGTGGCCCTGGCCCCGATCACGCTGCGCATCCAACTGGCGGCAAGCGCTTTACTGGCGACGCTGCTGGTATGGGGCAGCATGGCCGGCTGGCGGTATCTGCGGCGTGGCCGGCATCTGCCCTTCGCGCGCGCCATGCGTGACTTGCAGGCGCTGCACACGCACGCCGACACGAGCGATCCGCTGGCGGCACAACGCCGGCTACACCATGCGCTCAACGATGCTGCCGGTGAAGTCGTGCGCCCGGCGACCCTCGCCCGCCTGCTGGCAAGTTCGCCGTATCTGTTGTCCGAAAAAAAGGCATTGGCGGATTTTCTGGACCAGTCGCAAGCCGTGTTTTTCGGCAGCCGGCCGGTACCCGATGCGACCACCGTCACCGCACTGGCGCGCCGCCTGCGGCGGCTTGAACAGCGCCACGCCGCATGA
- a CDS encoding vWA domain-containing protein, translated as MSGLALTELIVAQPWWLSGLLLAALPLCRQRDDEQVFGWTGWLPPDPLGLWRARLEIALGMLAIVATVLGLAGLVSPATTIEKTGSGAEILVLLDRSASMDAALQEKGAKTPLTDKYAEPKKRKIARTALAGFAAGRPHDAIGLMMFSENQFQVMPFNMRPDMIQAAIQAGGVGSGLGNTDVGSAMLAALRTFDDRPDSGSRIIMLVSDGGAQIAPAVRLQIADGLKRNRIALYWIYLRSYNQPALADSDSAEFDGVVEVAMHRYFRSLSTPYRAFEAEDQASMQRAIEAVGRQQMLPITYQLPVPQVDRAALCYLIAALACAVLWLLRRSTRSGVPT; from the coding sequence ATGAGCGGCCTCGCCTTGACGGAGCTGATCGTCGCGCAGCCGTGGTGGCTGTCGGGACTGCTACTGGCCGCCTTGCCGCTGTGCCGGCAGCGCGATGACGAACAGGTCTTCGGCTGGACCGGCTGGTTGCCACCGGATCCATTGGGATTGTGGCGCGCCCGCCTGGAAATCGCGCTCGGCATGCTGGCCATCGTGGCCACCGTGCTCGGTCTGGCCGGCCTCGTCTCGCCCGCCACCACCATCGAAAAAACCGGCAGCGGCGCCGAGATCCTGGTGCTGCTCGACCGCAGTGCCAGCATGGATGCCGCCCTGCAAGAGAAGGGCGCAAAGACGCCGCTGACCGATAAATATGCCGAGCCCAAAAAGCGCAAGATTGCCCGCACCGCGCTGGCCGGGTTTGCCGCCGGCCGGCCGCACGATGCCATCGGCCTGATGATGTTCAGCGAAAACCAGTTTCAGGTGATGCCGTTCAACATGCGCCCCGACATGATCCAGGCTGCGATCCAGGCCGGTGGCGTCGGTTCGGGATTGGGCAATACCGATGTCGGTAGCGCGATGCTGGCGGCACTGCGCACTTTTGATGACCGGCCCGACAGCGGCAGCCGGATCATCATGCTGGTGTCGGATGGCGGCGCGCAGATTGCACCGGCGGTGCGGCTGCAGATCGCCGATGGTCTCAAGCGCAATCGCATCGCGCTGTACTGGATCTATTTGCGCTCGTACAACCAGCCGGCGCTGGCCGATAGCGACAGCGCCGAATTCGATGGCGTGGTCGAGGTGGCGATGCACCGTTACTTCCGTTCCTTGTCGACACCGTATCGCGCTTTCGAAGCCGAGGACCAGGCCTCGATGCAGCGCGCCATCGAAGCCGTAGGCCGCCAGCAAATGCTGCCGATCACCTATCAGTTGCCAGTGCCGCAGGTCGACCGGGCCGCGCTGTGCTACCTGATCGCCGCCCTCGCCTGCGCGGTGTTATGGCTACTGCGACGCAGCACCCGCTCCGGAGTTCCGACATGA